The genomic window TCATATCTGGTATAGTCTGTCCATCTCTCAAAGTTGCTAGCATCACCCCTATTCTCAAGAAACCTTGACTGGATCACACCAATTTTAACCACGTCCTCCCCATCTCTAATTTAACCTTCATCTCGAAAATTCATGAAAAATTCATCACCTCTCAACTCCAAGACCATCTCACCAACAATACATGTGAAAACCCCtatcaaaatttgaaaaattaagtgaAATTGGTTGAAATTTCAAGTTCTGCcaactttttttgacagtgccCGCCTACCCGGAGGTCTGTTGGCTGCCACGTTCCTGAAGTGGCTTCCCTTGATGATTTCCACAGACATCCTCCCAGTGGCGGCGCTGTACGAGAGGCCCATCAGGAGCTCGGGGACGGCGCCGTGGGTCAGCGACTGAGTAGATGAGGCGCCGTCACCCACCAGGCTCAGTTCTGAATCCAGGCTCTAGGGAGAACCACACAAGGAACACGTTGAGTCGTGCAGGGCAAGGGTGAAGAAGATAAAGCGTTTCCTCAGAACACCTTGATGTTGCAGCGAGGTTCAAGGACCAGATGGAGGTCAGAGGATCCTCCGGCCCGGTCCACGCTGGCCAGAGGCAGAAGCTTCTCGCCCATCATCCTCCGCCGGGCCATCCTTCCCTCCAGCGCATACATGCGAAAGCGGAGTGCCGACACCGCCAGCCGTGAGGCTTCCACGTGCGTCAAGGCGAAGGTCTGGCCGAAGACAAGCGGCGCCGGAGCGTCCGGGTGGCCCGAGACCACCCGCTTCAATGAAGTCTTGTGTCGCTGCTTCTTGGCTGGCATGAGGACCACGTGGACCTGCCATGCCTCCATCCCGCTGCGACGCCGGTCAGGTAGATCTCGCGCCGAAGTGACAGTGACCAGCAGCTTCTCAGTCGCTGCCCGGTACTCCAGCGAAACCAGCAGGTCGCAGCACTTGGAGACTAGTTGCCGTGGAGAGGAGACAGTCTCCGGCGGGGGGGTGGCGTCTTGTAGGCGGGGCTCCTGATGACCCTAGGAAAAGAAGCTTTGATTGACatcatcatatactgtataacacGCATATATTGAAGAAGATACGAAAAGTCAAACTCGGCAGCTTTAGTAAGCAGcggccattttgaagcagtggaCCTACGATGACTGATTTTCTCCATTAAACAACTCTCAACTCAGCAAAATCCTGACAGATTTTCCAAACGGTTCGGATTATAACAAACCATACTAGTGTGGCTATGATTCTGACTGaatgttgaaatatatatattttttaagcatgCGGTTAAGTTAGTTCACGTAAAATCAGGCCGTTGGAAAATTTGAAGATTGAGCAATTTGTAGCAATTTCAAAGTACTCACTCCATTGAGTATAATGCATTTAGTTATATTTGATTGTACATAcattgatccctcgtttttcacggttaatggggactagaacattgcctggcacggccagactgttctccctgtatttattAAACagcgggagaacagtctgggacccagctcctcatTGGCCTCTCAAGCCTGAACAAAAGTAACtgtgcaatcagattcgtttatttgcgttgtGTTCTTAAGgagcaatgtcactcttgcgTGTCAGAAGTCATCTCCAcatcaacacagatggcgaacgggagagccgagaatatgttccaatccgcggtaaattcagttttaaatgaccaaaaacacatcgagtcgctaaaaccaacagtctattagattaaagaggcctgtaactgtcaacatgggtaaacctcaaccatgagagaaagaatgtggacaaaaaaacagaaaataacattgtttgatttttaactcattcactcccagccattttcaccagagcaaggccctttgctcctggtcgtttttctggattttgagtgattttgcaaggcccacagaaaattctgttctattgctataaaaacatagaacccaccaaaagaaggattagactttcttctttcagcagaaaaaagtaagttcatatctttttccattctttagaaatcagcattagaaaatagcttagtttgagcaattttccaatttctgatgaaaaaacggagaaaatgagctttttgtaaacgcatacatttcaaacataactttgactttaacacagctatgttttgcattagttacatcccaaacatctgaataatgttttccttttacaaaatatcataatgaacaagacaaatagagcttttgagagCAAAGTAACCATTTGTTTACACATgagtactgagagatgacgcctgttgtctgccgtgtaaacttttccctcatcgttgtctgtctcaaaaaaatggattatttttttatctctgtggggtctgcttggcgagcccgcTGCACGGTGGTCTCAGTCGGTTTGTTCcgtcgtccaacgcctggcattccaggcgtcctctcggttgttttgttcggtcgtccgccgcctggcatactgccgccagtgctccgaccgtgctgcccggcctttcattgctgttgaatcgggttgcgggtctttacaAAATGCGCGACAGCCCTCCagcggccagttttattgctttaaaatgggtttggagccttgttttttgtttctcagatagatcccaagctatagattcttcttgtaagaaaaaaaacgcaaaatacgtataaatacgtttttgggacaataaagcatttaaaaatagaacgtatttatacgtttctgggagcaaatgagttaaagaatttatttacaaattagagtggaaaataagtatttggtcacctacaaagaagcaagatttctggcttgtccaagaggtctaacttcttttaacgaggttcaactcgttacctgtattaatggcacctgtttttggtataaaagacacctgtccacagcctcagtcagtcacactccaaactccactatggccaagacctaagagctgtcgaaggacaccagagacaaaattgtagacctgcaccaggcaagactgaatttgcaataggtaaaaagcttggtgtaaaaaatatcaactgtgggagcaattattagaaaatggaagacatacaagaccactgataatctccctcgatctggggctccatgcaagatctcaccccgtggcgtcaaaatgataacaagactggtgagcaaaaatcccagaaccacacggggggacctagtgaatgacctacagagagctgggaccacagtaacaaaagctacaatcagtaacacaattcgtcgccagggactcaaatcctgcactggcagacgtgtccccctgctgaagaaagtacacgtccaggcccgtctgcggttagctagagagcatttggatgatccagaagaggactgggagaatgtgttatggtcagatgaaaccaaaatagaactttttggtagaaacacaagttctcgtgtttggaggagaaagaatactgaactgcatccgaagaacaccatacccactgtgaagcatgggggtggaaacatcatgctttggggctgtttttctgcaaaaggaccaggacgactgatctgtgtaaaagaaagaatgaatggggccatgtatcgagagattttgagtgaaaatctccttctattcgcaagggcattgaagatgagacgtggctgggtctttcagcatgacaatgatcccaaacacacagccagggcaacaaaggagtgttgCGCTgtgtccgtgttgcccagcgacagccccaaaacatcactgctctagaggagatctgcgtggaggaatgggacaaaatgccagcaacagtgtgtgaaaagcttgtgaagagtttacagaaaacgtttggcctccgttattgccaacaaagggtacataacaaagtactgagaagaacttttggtattgaccaaatacttattttccaccatgatttgcaaataaattctttaaaagtcaaacaatgtgattttctgttttttttttttttcccacattctgtctctcatagttcaggtttccccatgttgacaattacaggcctctctaatattttcaaatgggagaacttgcacaattagtggttgactaaatacttatttgccccactgtatttatatattttcatttaggAATGGAAGATAAATAAATTTAGCAATATAACCGCGCCGTACTTGAGGGTCTAACGTGGCGTCGACAGCGGTTGTCTGATGGTGTAATGCCTCCACGTCTTCCGAATCACCATCCATGATTGGGAGTTCGGGGGCTGAGGGAGCGGGACTTTCCTCCACGGTGGCCAATGAATATTGTTGCTGTAGCTGTAGCATGGGTCCCTCCGGCACCCCCTGGAGGTCATCCAGACGGTTGTGATGATCGTCCGCCTCAACGACAGCCGGCGGGAAAACATCTGAGACCAAATTTGGATGTTAGCTAGACATCAACTGGCGACCAGTCCAGTGTTCATTCACCTGATATTTACCTTCAGAATCTGACAGCTCAGTGCTGGCGTCCCGTTGCTCCGATGAATGAGAGAACTGATTACGAAGTTCAGTAACTCGTGTAGGCTGTTCGCCGACTTTGGACGGCACTGATCGCAAACTCTGCGAACGCGACACGGAGATCTCAAAGTTCTTCATCACCTGGTTGTCGCTGTCTGAAGACGATTGGCCACCATCAGCGTCCGCGCTCGAGGTCCTGTCTAGACGTGTGCCGAATACGGGACAAACATCAATCAGCTTTGAGCACAAATGTTTTGCACCATGAGAACCTGCACACGGTCaagtagtccagtgccagaggtagcaaagcaaccccaaaatatcaggaAACCCCTGCCATGTTTAACTGtgaggacagtgttcttttctttgaaggcctcctttttttcccctgtaaactctatgttgatgccttttcccaaaaagctctacttttgtctcgtcttaccagaaaacattctttcaaaacgtttttagctttcgcaggtaagttttggctaactccagcctggcttttttatgtctctgggtcagaagtgggatcttcctgggtatcctaccatagagtcccgttTCATTAAAATGCCGAcaaatagtacgggttgacactgttgtaccctcggactgcaggaaagcttgaacttgtttggatgttagtcaaagttctttatccaccatccgcacaatgtttcgttgaaatctctcgtcaatttttcctttccatgcacatctagggaggtcaaCCACAGTGCcacgggctttacacttattgatgacactgcgcacggaagacacaggaatattcaggtctttggagatggacttgtagccttgagattgcccatgcttccccacaattttgcttcccaagtactcagacagttctttggtcttctttcttttcaccatgcttaatgtggtacacaaaaggacacaggttgagtcaactttaatccattttaactggctgcaagtgtgattgaattattgccatcacctgttatttgccacaggtaagtaacaggtgcagttaattacacaaattagagaagcaacaCATGATttttccaatacttttgtctggcccatttttggagtgttgtctaaaatgaatttttttttttttttcaattttcttgtgttttttttattgcaagcaaaataaatgaagatattactaccaaagcatttgtaattgcaatcattttctgggagaaactcagcattgtctgacagaattgcaagggtgccaatacttttggccagcagtgtaggcaCTTCCAGGAGTTAACACAACCACGCAGAGCACAGAAAATCCCCGGGTCTCTTCTACGTTGAGCTGGAGAATCCGTGGGTTCTTCtggtttgatttggcagtttaaaGCTTTGTCTACTTCA from Corythoichthys intestinalis isolate RoL2023-P3 chromosome 15, ASM3026506v1, whole genome shotgun sequence includes these protein-coding regions:
- the syt16 gene encoding synaptotagmin-14 isoform X2 encodes the protein MASDSCLLVWSDQCVIVCPLFLLRPVTPEAVGFLSVVGVFIAALALVFLFINKMLCFSKVGGAPCLEQQQRRRRSRTERSQLARQGVDRTSSADADGGQSSSDSDNQVMKNFEISVSRSQSLRSVPSKVGEQPTRVTELRNQFSHSSEQRDASTELSDSEDVFPPAVVEADDHHNRLDDLQGVPEGPMLQLQQQYSLATVEESPAPSAPELPIMDGDSEDVEALHHQTTAVDATLDPQGHQEPRLQDATPPPETVSSPRQLVSKCCDLLVSLEYRAATEKLLVTVTSARDLPDRRRSGMEAWQVHVVLMPAKKQRHKTSLKRVVSGHPDAPAPLVFGQTFALTHVEASRLAVSALRFRMYALEGRMARRRMMGEKLLPLASVDRAGGSSDLHLVLEPRCNIKSLDSELSLVGDGASSTQSLTHGAVPELLMGLSYSAATGRMSVEIIKGSHFRNVAANRPPDTFARLTLLNSVGHEISRCKTSVRRCQPNPVYKETFVFQVALFQLSDVTLMASVYSRRSLKRKEMIGWAALGQNSSGEEERLHWRDMRDGRGTQVCRWHVLLEA
- the syt16 gene encoding synaptotagmin-14 isoform X1; protein product: MSVDPNSTAPPSDGESCLLVWSDQCVIVCPLFLLRPVTPEAVGFLSVVGVFIAALALVFLFINKMLCFSKVGGAPCLEQQQRRRRSRTERSQLARQGVDRTSSADADGGQSSSDSDNQVMKNFEISVSRSQSLRSVPSKVGEQPTRVTELRNQFSHSSEQRDASTELSDSEDVFPPAVVEADDHHNRLDDLQGVPEGPMLQLQQQYSLATVEESPAPSAPELPIMDGDSEDVEALHHQTTAVDATLDPQGHQEPRLQDATPPPETVSSPRQLVSKCCDLLVSLEYRAATEKLLVTVTSARDLPDRRRSGMEAWQVHVVLMPAKKQRHKTSLKRVVSGHPDAPAPLVFGQTFALTHVEASRLAVSALRFRMYALEGRMARRRMMGEKLLPLASVDRAGGSSDLHLVLEPRCNIKSLDSELSLVGDGASSTQSLTHGAVPELLMGLSYSAATGRMSVEIIKGSHFRNVAANRPPDTFARLTLLNSVGHEISRCKTSVRRCQPNPVYKETFVFQVALFQLSDVTLMASVYSRRSLKRKEMIGWAALGQNSSGEEERLHWRDMRDGRGTQVCRWHVLLEA
- the syt16 gene encoding synaptotagmin-14 isoform X4 translates to MASDITPEAVGFLSVVGVFIAALALVFLFINKMLCFSKVGGAPCLEQQQRRRRSRTERSQLARQGVDRTSSADADGGQSSSDSDNQVMKNFEISVSRSQSLRSVPSKVGEQPTRVTELRNQFSHSSEQRDASTELSDSEDVFPPAVVEADDHHNRLDDLQGVPEGPMLQLQQQYSLATVEESPAPSAPELPIMDGDSEDVEALHHQTTAVDATLDPQGHQEPRLQDATPPPETVSSPRQLVSKCCDLLVSLEYRAATEKLLVTVTSARDLPDRRRSGMEAWQVHVVLMPAKKQRHKTSLKRVVSGHPDAPAPLVFGQTFALTHVEASRLAVSALRFRMYALEGRMARRRMMGEKLLPLASVDRAGGSSDLHLVLEPRCNIKSLDSELSLVGDGASSTQSLTHGAVPELLMGLSYSAATGRMSVEIIKGSHFRNVAANRPPDTFARLTLLNSVGHEISRCKTSVRRCQPNPVYKETFVFQVALFQLSDVTLMASVYSRRSLKRKEMIGWAALGQNSSGEEERLHWRDMRDGRGTQVCRWHVLLEA
- the syt16 gene encoding synaptotagmin-16 isoform X5, whose protein sequence is MLCFSKVGGAPCLEQQQRRRRSRTERSQLARQGVDRTSSADADGGQSSSDSDNQVMKNFEISVSRSQSLRSVPSKVGEQPTRVTELRNQFSHSSEQRDASTELSDSEDVFPPAVVEADDHHNRLDDLQGVPEGPMLQLQQQYSLATVEESPAPSAPELPIMDGDSEDVEALHHQTTAVDATLDPQGHQEPRLQDATPPPETVSSPRQLVSKCCDLLVSLEYRAATEKLLVTVTSARDLPDRRRSGMEAWQVHVVLMPAKKQRHKTSLKRVVSGHPDAPAPLVFGQTFALTHVEASRLAVSALRFRMYALEGRMARRRMMGEKLLPLASVDRAGGSSDLHLVLEPRCNIKSLDSELSLVGDGASSTQSLTHGAVPELLMGLSYSAATGRMSVEIIKGSHFRNVAANRPPDTFARLTLLNSVGHEISRCKTSVRRCQPNPVYKETFVFQVALFQLSDVTLMASVYSRRSLKRKEMIGWAALGQNSSGEEERLHWRDMRDGRGTQVCRWHVLLEA
- the syt16 gene encoding synaptotagmin-14 isoform X3 — translated: MSVDPNSTAPPSDGEITPEAVGFLSVVGVFIAALALVFLFINKMLCFSKVGGAPCLEQQQRRRRSRTERSQLARQGVDRTSSADADGGQSSSDSDNQVMKNFEISVSRSQSLRSVPSKVGEQPTRVTELRNQFSHSSEQRDASTELSDSEDVFPPAVVEADDHHNRLDDLQGVPEGPMLQLQQQYSLATVEESPAPSAPELPIMDGDSEDVEALHHQTTAVDATLDPQGHQEPRLQDATPPPETVSSPRQLVSKCCDLLVSLEYRAATEKLLVTVTSARDLPDRRRSGMEAWQVHVVLMPAKKQRHKTSLKRVVSGHPDAPAPLVFGQTFALTHVEASRLAVSALRFRMYALEGRMARRRMMGEKLLPLASVDRAGGSSDLHLVLEPRCNIKSLDSELSLVGDGASSTQSLTHGAVPELLMGLSYSAATGRMSVEIIKGSHFRNVAANRPPDTFARLTLLNSVGHEISRCKTSVRRCQPNPVYKETFVFQVALFQLSDVTLMASVYSRRSLKRKEMIGWAALGQNSSGEEERLHWRDMRDGRGTQVCRWHVLLEA